One stretch of Schlesneria sp. DSM 10557 DNA includes these proteins:
- a CDS encoding SUMF1/EgtB/PvdO family nonheme iron enzyme: protein MMNISLEKLEELLAEGDPSQVQWLNETVKRMGTGQTAPDPHRIIEEMLKARIITPLQSQFLLEGRNLLMGHYVFWEKIGEGGMGTVYSARHRLMGRMVALKIIRPDRFKAAGTIDRFLREIRLASRLHHPNVVTSYDAGECEGSLYLVMELVSGIDLKRRIQTSGLMSVPVALGIIRQVATGLAYLHSEKLVHRDIKPSNLMLDRSGVVKILDLGLSRMIEWTDTAQGDPCYDITGTGIVTGSVDFMPPEQFVNPREVDARADIYSLGCTLYWLLTGKPPFPGNSVGEIVVAHREHAIPRLQDTLKDVPLGLDSLLAAMLSKDRKTRLMDAQAVIEGIDTLEVLSPPETGHSFAVRRPLLSDETQEVTSEGLRTLSRSATQTLHECETVTEGLPETPSRRNVIFGSLIGVTLLAVTLMAKGFLAERLTDAPDKGEARDKGRIDTDEGDSSGMLGHHGPIATLAELPVWPVGAPEKAVAPFDSDTAKSHQEAWANYLGVPVEFTNSLGMSFRLIPPGEFMMGATEDEIEEWTRNWPANTADRLAVAKSAGPQHWVIISKPFYIGTHEVTQQEFEKVLKKNPSMFPSKMIVPDGSESQDMGLPVEYVTWGDCDQFCRLLSEREADQFRKYRLPTEAEWEFVCRAGTTTRTWLTDTDALQVLGPNFDLASTQPVGSLAANPFGIHDMLGNVWEWVYDWWDVDFYQQHSSGPAIDPIGPLKGTRKCLRGGSWGQDLTRLRSANRYCEPPDAKNAGFGFRVALPVNFKR from the coding sequence ATGATGAATATTTCATTGGAGAAGCTCGAGGAGTTGCTGGCGGAAGGAGATCCTTCACAGGTCCAATGGCTGAATGAGACTGTGAAGCGGATGGGGACCGGCCAGACTGCTCCCGATCCCCATCGCATCATTGAAGAGATGCTCAAGGCGAGAATTATTACCCCGCTGCAGTCTCAGTTTCTGCTGGAAGGCCGCAATCTGCTGATGGGGCACTATGTCTTCTGGGAAAAAATCGGCGAAGGGGGCATGGGGACGGTTTACTCGGCCCGGCACCGTCTGATGGGGCGAATGGTTGCTCTCAAGATCATCCGGCCGGATCGTTTCAAAGCTGCGGGAACAATCGATCGATTCCTGCGAGAGATTCGACTCGCGTCGCGACTGCATCACCCCAACGTGGTCACTTCTTATGACGCTGGCGAGTGTGAAGGATCTCTTTATCTTGTCATGGAACTTGTCAGCGGGATTGATTTGAAGCGACGCATTCAGACCAGCGGGTTGATGTCAGTCCCCGTGGCGCTGGGCATTATCCGGCAGGTAGCGACCGGGCTGGCCTATCTCCATTCTGAAAAACTTGTGCATCGTGACATCAAACCCTCGAATCTGATGCTGGACCGCAGCGGGGTTGTGAAGATCCTTGATCTCGGTTTGTCACGGATGATCGAATGGACGGATACCGCTCAAGGGGACCCCTGCTACGACATCACAGGAACGGGGATTGTCACCGGTTCTGTCGACTTCATGCCGCCCGAGCAATTCGTCAATCCACGCGAAGTCGATGCCCGTGCCGATATTTACAGCCTTGGCTGTACACTTTACTGGTTGCTGACCGGCAAGCCCCCCTTTCCCGGCAATTCCGTGGGGGAAATCGTGGTGGCTCATCGCGAACATGCGATTCCCCGTTTGCAAGACACGTTGAAAGATGTTCCCCTCGGGCTGGATTCCCTGCTCGCGGCGATGCTGTCCAAAGATCGTAAGACACGACTGATGGATGCTCAGGCGGTCATCGAGGGAATCGATACACTGGAGGTCTTATCCCCGCCGGAAACGGGGCACTCTTTTGCCGTTCGAAGACCGCTCCTGAGCGATGAAACACAAGAAGTCACTTCTGAGGGACTGCGGACACTTTCTCGATCCGCCACGCAGACATTGCATGAATGCGAAACCGTGACCGAAGGGCTTCCGGAAACTCCCTCAAGGAGAAACGTCATATTCGGCAGCCTGATCGGAGTCACCCTGCTGGCTGTGACACTGATGGCGAAGGGATTTCTCGCGGAGCGCCTTACTGACGCTCCTGATAAGGGGGAGGCCAGGGACAAGGGGCGAATCGACACCGACGAGGGCGATTCAAGCGGCATGCTGGGGCATCACGGTCCGATCGCTACGTTGGCGGAGCTTCCTGTCTGGCCGGTCGGTGCCCCTGAGAAGGCGGTTGCCCCCTTCGATTCCGATACTGCGAAGTCACATCAGGAAGCGTGGGCGAACTATCTGGGCGTTCCTGTCGAGTTTACGAATTCTCTGGGGATGAGTTTTCGTTTAATTCCTCCAGGCGAATTCATGATGGGAGCAACCGAGGACGAGATCGAAGAGTGGACTCGAAACTGGCCCGCGAATACTGCGGACCGGCTGGCTGTGGCGAAGAGTGCCGGGCCGCAGCATTGGGTGATTATTTCGAAGCCTTTTTATATTGGGACGCACGAAGTCACTCAGCAGGAGTTTGAGAAGGTTCTGAAGAAAAACCCGTCGATGTTTCCCTCGAAGATGATCGTTCCCGATGGATCGGAATCCCAGGACATGGGGCTGCCAGTCGAGTATGTGACATGGGGGGATTGCGACCAGTTCTGTCGACTGCTGTCGGAGCGGGAAGCGGACCAGTTCCGCAAGTACCGACTTCCGACGGAAGCGGAGTGGGAATTCGTGTGTCGGGCGGGGACGACGACCAGGACCTGGCTGACGGATACGGATGCTTTGCAGGTTCTCGGCCCCAATTTCGATCTGGCTTCGACGCAGCCTGTGGGAAGCCTTGCCGCCAATCCATTCGGCATTCACGACATGCTGGGAAATGTCTGGGAATGGGTCTACGACTGGTGGGACGTCGATTTCTACCAGCAACATTCCTCCGGGCCGGCGATCGATCCCATCGGTCCGCTGAAGGGGACCAGGAAGTGTTTGCGCGGCGGGAGCTGGGGGCAGGATCTGACCCGACTTCGCAGCGCAAACCGGTACTGCGAGCCCCCCGACGCAAAAAATGCAGGATTTGGGTTTCGAGTCGCATTGCCGGTCAATTTCAAACGCTAA